AGCTACAAGCTGGCCGGCGGCTGAGACCCGTCGCGATCGGGTGCTCACGATCACCACGGAGCGCATTGGCGGGTGCGGCCGCCCACCGGACAGGATGGCGCCATGGCCCGCATCCTGGTGACCGAGACCATCGCCGAGGGCGGCCTCGAACGGCTGCGAGCGGCCGGGCACGAGGTCGACGTGCGGTCGCCCTCCTCCGCCGAGGAGCTGCTGGAACTGGTGCGTGGCGCCCAGGCGCTGATCATCCGGTCCGCGACCCAGGTCACCGCCGAGGTGCTCGAGGCGGGCTCGGAGCTCGTGGTGGTGGGACGGGCCGGCATCGGCCTGGACAACGTCGACGTCGCCGCGGCCACCGAGCGGGGCGTGATGGTCGTCAACGCACCCCAGTCGAACGTCCTGTCGGCCGCCGAGCACACGATGGCGCTGCTCCTCGCGCAGGCACGGAACATCCCTCAGGCGAACGCGGCGCTGAAGGAAGGGCGCTGGGAGCGCTCGCGCTGGACGGGGGTGGAGCTCTCGGACAAGACGCTCGGCATCGTCGGCCTGGGCCGCATCGGCAAGCTGGTGGCGCAGCGGGCCCTGGCGTTCGGCATGCGCCTCGTGGCCTACGACCCATTCGTCTCGGCGGAGCGGGCCCGCCAGCTCAGCGTGGAGCTGCTCGAGCTCGACGAGCTGATGGCGGTCGCCGACTTCGTGACCCTGCACGTGGCCAAGACACCCGAGACCGTCGGGCTGATCGACGCCGCCCGGCTGGAGAAGGCCAAGCCCGGCATCCGCATCATCAACGTCGCCCGGGGCGGCATCGTCGACGAAACGGCCCTCGCGGAGGCCATCCGCTCGGGCCACGTGGCGGGAGCGGCGCTCGACGTGTTCGACACCGAGCCCTGCACCGAGTCACCGCTGTTCGAGCTGCCCAACGTCGTCGTCACGCCGCATCTCGGTGCGAGCACCCACGAGGCGCAGGACAAGGCCGGCGACACCATCGCCGAGCAGGTCGTGCTGGCGCTCGCCGGTGACTTCGTGCCCTTCGCGGTCAACGTCAGCGCAGCCGAGGCCTCCGAGACGGTGCGGCCGTTCCTGCCGATGGCCGAGCGGCTGGGCGAGCTGTTCGCCTCGCTGTCCGGCCTCGCCGGATCGCTGGAGATCGAGTATCAGGGCCAGATCGCCGGCTACGACACGCGGATCCTCACCCTGGCGGTGCTCAAGGGGTTCTTCGGCCGTGTGAGCGACCAGCCGGTGTCGTACGTGAACGCTCCGGCCCTCGCGGAAGAGCGGGGCATCGAGGTGCGCGAGTCGTCCACGACCACCTCGCACGACTACGTGAACCTCATCGCCCTGCGGGGTGGTGGCCATGCGCTGGCCGGCACGCTGG
This DNA window, taken from Rhabdothermincola sediminis, encodes the following:
- the serA gene encoding phosphoglycerate dehydrogenase yields the protein MARILVTETIAEGGLERLRAAGHEVDVRSPSSAEELLELVRGAQALIIRSATQVTAEVLEAGSELVVVGRAGIGLDNVDVAAATERGVMVVNAPQSNVLSAAEHTMALLLAQARNIPQANAALKEGRWERSRWTGVELSDKTLGIVGLGRIGKLVAQRALAFGMRLVAYDPFVSAERARQLSVELLELDELMAVADFVTLHVAKTPETVGLIDAARLEKAKPGIRIINVARGGIVDETALAEAIRSGHVAGAALDVFDTEPCTESPLFELPNVVVTPHLGASTHEAQDKAGDTIAEQVVLALAGDFVPFAVNVSAAEASETVRPFLPMAERLGELFASLSGLAGSLEIEYQGQIAGYDTRILTLAVLKGFFGRVSDQPVSYVNAPALAEERGIEVRESSTTTSHDYVNLIALRGGGHALAGTLVGLKGEPRIVMVDDHTVDVPPARHMLVVRNEDRPGMIGVVGTALGRAGINIADMDVGRSAEGVPALMVLATSQSVPVEVQEELRAAGGIISVHAVDLS